The following coding sequences are from one Rutidosis leptorrhynchoides isolate AG116_Rl617_1_P2 chromosome 11, CSIRO_AGI_Rlap_v1, whole genome shotgun sequence window:
- the LOC139876407 gene encoding sulfoquinovosyl transferase SQD2-like, whose translation MTIEELREDEEEGPPFQVEYEITTKPRRIALFVEPSPFAYVSGYKNRFQNFIKYLREMGDEVMVVTTHEGVPEEFHGAILVGSRSFPFPWYQQVPLSLALSPRIINEVKQFKPDIIHASSPGIMVFGALAFAKMLSVPIVMSYHTHVPVYIPRYTSSWLVQPMWLVIKFLHRAADLTLVPSAAIAKDLQQYNVAAANTIRLWNKGVDSDSFHPRFYSIEMRLRLSNGEPDRPLIVHVGRIGVEKNLDFIKSVMEKIPEARIAFVGDGPYREDLEKLFEGMPAVFTGMLQGEELSEAYASGDIFLMPSESETLGQVVLEAMSSGLPVVAARAGGVPDIIPSDQDGKTGYLFSPGDLDDCLSKFVPLLHDKGLREKVGQDARAEMEKYDWRAATRVIRNQQYNAAIWFWRKKKQELMKPLYWLAQCFLPTDTPRKLTTSGPNPQVVVHT comes from the exons ATGACAATTGAAGAATTGAGAGAAGATGAAGAAGAGGGTCCTCCTTTTCAAGTTGAATATGAGATTACAACTAAGCCTAGACGGATTGCTCTCTTTGTTGAGCCTTCTCCCTTTGC GTATGTTTCTGGATACAAGAACCGCTTCCAAAACTTCATTAAATATTTACGCGAGATGGGGGATGAA GTGATGGTCGTAACAACTCATGAAGGGGTGCCTGAAGAATTTCATGGTGCTATATTGGTCGGCTCACGAAG TTTTCCTTTCCCATGGTACCAGCAGGTTCCACTTTCCCTTGCTTTGAGCCCCAGAATCATCAACGAGGTTAAACAGTTCAAGCCAGACATTATTCATGCTTCATCTCCTGGTATTATG GTTTTTGGAGCGCTTGCCTTTGCAAAAATGTTGTCTGTCCCTATAGTGATGTCGTATCATACACATGTGCCCGT ATACATACCAAGATACACGTCAAGCTGGCTGGTCCAGCCAATGTGGTTGGTGATAA AATTTCTTCACCGAGCTGCTGATCTTACATTGGTGCCATCTGCTGCTATTGCAAAGGACCTTCAACAATACAACGTAGCAGCAG CTAATACAATCCGTCTATGGAATAAAGGCGTGGATTCGGATAGCTTCCATCCGAGATTTTATTCTATTGAAATGCGACTTAGACTATC AAATGGTGAACCTGATAGACCCTTAATCGTACATGTTGGCCGAATTGGAGTAGAGAAAAATTTGGATTTCATTAAAAG TGTCATGGAAAAGATCCCAGAGGCAAGGATAGCTTTCGTTGGTGATGGTCCATACAG GGAGGATCTTGAGAAATTATTTGAAGGGATGCCAGCAGTGTTCACAGGGATGTTACAAGGTGAAGAGTTATCTGAAGCATACGCAAGTGGAGATATTTTCTTAATGCCTTCTGAATCTGAAACCCTTGGACAAGTTGTGTTGGAAGCCATGTCATCAGGACTGCCCGTTGTCGCCGCCCGTGCTGGTGGGGTACCCGATATTATCCCTTCCGATCAAGACGGCAAAACTGGGTACCTATTCTCACCTGGAGATCTTGATGACTGCTTATCCAAATTCGTCCCGTTATTACATGACAAAGGACTACGTGAAAAAGTTGGGCAGGATGCCCGAGCGGAGATGGAGAAATACGATTGGAGGGCAGCCACACGAGTGATTCGAAACCAACAGTATAATGCTGCCATATGGTTTTGGAGAAAGAAAAAACAAGAGCTAATGAAACCCTTGTACTGGCTGGCACAGTGTTTTCTTCCAACCGACACTCCTCGAAAGTTGACAACTTCAGGGCCTAATCCACAGGTGGTGGTTCACACTTGA